The following coding sequences lie in one Populus trichocarpa isolate Nisqually-1 chromosome 14, P.trichocarpa_v4.1, whole genome shotgun sequence genomic window:
- the LOC18104973 gene encoding cytochrome P450 CYP82D47 isoform X1 → MDVFYLPFLTNNMTTNPMFLIFIFICSIFWISRKFLAGTGKKKAAPKAGGAWPVIGHLHLLGGAEPPHKVLGNMAEKYGPIFTIKMGVHRALVVSNWETAKECFTTHDKAFSGRPRTLASELLTYDGAMVGFSPYGPYWRQVRKITTVELLSNYRLEKLKDVRESEVRAFLKELYKLWDENRGSASKSKSNLALVEMKRWFGDLTLNIVLRTIVGKTVGYITNVEDEESVEGWKKGLKDFFHWTGVFSVSDALPFLRFLDLGGHGEAMKKTAKELDLVVEDWLKEHKRKRAAGIVKGKEDFMDVMLDVFDNDAEAVQGGDSDTTIKATSLALILAASDTTAVTLIWALSLLVNNPNVLKKAQLELDTHVGKERQVEESDVQNLVYLKAVLKETLRLYPAGPLLVPHEAIEDCTIDGYHVPRGTRLLVNVSKIHRDERVWSNPNEFDPERFLTTHRGFDVRGKNFEFFPFGSGRRMCPGVSFALHVMDLALATLLHGFDFATPSGEPVDMHESSGLTNLRATPLEVLLSPRLPSRLYGH, encoded by the exons ATGGATGTTTTTTATCTTCCATTCCTCACAAATAACATGACCACCAATcccatgtttttaatttttatttttatctgttCAATCTTCtggatttcaagaaaatttttaGCAGGCACAGGCAAGAAGAAAGCAGCCCCAAAAGCTGGTGGAGCATGGCCTGTGATTGGCCACCTCCATCTGTTAGGAGGGGCGGAACCTCCCCATAAAGTACTGGGCAACATGGCTGAAAAATATGGACCCATCTTCACAATCAAGATGGGCGTGCACCGAGCTTTGGTAGTAAGCAATTGGGAGACCGCCAAGGAGTGTTTCACCACCCATGATAAAGCCTTTTCCGGTCGTCCGAGAACACTTGCCTCTGAGCTTTTGACCTACGATGGTGCAATGGTGGGGTTTAGCCCATATGGGCCTTATTGGCGTCAAGTCCGCAAAATAACCACGGTTGAGCTTCTATCAAACTACCGGCTAGAGAAGCTGAAAGATGTACGAGAGAGCGAGGTAAGGGCATTTCTGAAAGAGTTGTACAAGTTATGGGACGAGAATAGAGGTAgtgcatcaaaatcaaaaagtaATCTGGCATTGGTGGAAATGAAAAGATGGTTTGGAGATCTAACATTAAACATCGTTCTTAGAACAATTGTTGGAAAAACTGTGGGATATATCACAAACGTTGAGGATGAGGAGAGTGTGGAAGGATGGAAAAAGGGATTGAaggatttttttcattggaCAGGGGTGTTTTCGGTGTCTGATGCGCTACcatttttaaggtttttggaTCTTGGGGGGCATGGGGAGGCTATGAAGAAGACTGCAAAAGAACTGGACCTTGTTGTTGAAGATTGGCTCAAAGAACACAAACGAAAAAGAGCTGCTGGAATTGTTAAGGGTAAGGAGGACTTCATGGATGTGATGCTAGATGTTTTCGATAATGACGCAGAAGCAGTTCAAGGCGGAGATTCTGATACCACCATCAAAGCTACATCCCTG GCCCTTATTCTGGCAGCCTCAGACACGACAGCAGTGACTTTGATATGGGCTCTCTCTTTACTAGTCAATAATCCTAATGTACTAAAGAAGGCACAGCTTGAATTAGACACCCACGTTGGTAAGGAAAGACAAGTGGAAGAATCGGATGTGCAAAATTTGGTCTACCTTAAAGCTGTTCTCAAGGAAACGCTGCGTTTATACCCAGCTGGACCTCTCTTGGTACCACATGAGGCCATTGAGGATTGCACCATAGATGGCTACCATGTTCCGAGAGGGACAAGACTTCTCGTTAATGTTTCGAAGATTCATCGTGATGAAAGGGTGTGGTCCAACCCTAACGAGTTTGATCCAGAAAGATTTCTAACAACTCACAGAGGTTTTGATGTTAGAGGAAAAAACTTCGAGTTTTTTCCGTTTGGAAGTGGTAGAAGAATGTGCCCTGGAGTATCTTTTGCCCTTCATGTCATGGATCTAGCACTGGCTACATTGCTACATGGGTTTGATTTTGCAACCCCGTCAG